One Panicum virgatum strain AP13 chromosome 9K, P.virgatum_v5, whole genome shotgun sequence genomic region harbors:
- the LOC120651138 gene encoding serine/threonine-protein kinase RIPK-like, whose product MGKPKSSSTSWSSLFGLGCFSSSHAGLSGDSGSGPRNAAKVASSSRPPAPPPLPLPSPEDLSLSLVGSDVLAFTVDELRAATRDFSMSNFVGEGGFGPVYKGRVDERIRPGLRQPQAVAVKLLDLEGSQGHKEWLAEVIFLGQMRHPHLVKLIGYCYQDQHRLLVYEFMARGSLEKHLFKKYSASLPWSARMKISIGAAKGLAFLHEAAKPVIYRDFKTSNILLDSDYTAKLSDFGLAKDGPGEDETHVSTQVMGTQGYAAPEYIMTGHLTTKSDVYSFGVVLLELLTGRKAVDKNRPLREQNLVEWARPCLNDPRRLARMMDRRLDGQYPTRAAQKAAAIAHKCLNVSPKSRPQMSAVVEALESLLALDDGNVEPFVYTAP is encoded by the exons ATGGGGAAGCCCAAGTCGTCGTCGACGTCGTGGAGCTCACTGTTCGGCCTCggctgcttcagctcctccCACGCCGGCCTCTCCGGCGACTCCGGCTCCGGCCCGAGGAACGCCGCGAAGGtggcctccagctccaggccgcccgcgccgccgccgctgccgctgccgtcgccggaGGACCTGTCGCTGTCGCTGGTGGGTTCCGACGTGCTGGCGTTCACGGTGGACGAGCTCCGGGCGGCGACGCGGGACTTCTCGATGAGCAACTTCGTCGGCGAGGGCGGGTTCGGGCCCGTGTACAAGGGCCGCGTCGACGAGAGGATCAGGCCCGGCCTCCGGCAGCCGCAGGCCGTCGCCGTCAAGCTGCTCGACCTCGAGGGCTCGCAGGGACACAAAGAATGGCTG GCCGAAGTCATTTTCCTTGGGCAAATGCGGCATCCACACCTCGTCAAACTGATCGGCTACTGCTACCAGGATCAGCACAGGCTTCTTGTCTACGAATTCATGGCGAGGGGCAGCTTGGAGAAGCATCTCTTCAAAA AATACTCTGCTTCCCTGCCATGGTCAGCACGAATGAAGATCTCCATTGGAGCTGCCAAAGGTTTGGCCTTCCTCCACGAAGCTGCAAAACCTGTCATCTACCGCGATTTCAAGACGTCCAACATCCTACTGGACTCG GACTACACAGCAAAGCTGTCGGATTTTGGACTAGCAAAGGATGGGCCTGGCGAAGACGAAACCCATGTCTCGACCCAAGTCATGGGCACGCAGGGCTACGCCGCACCCGAGTACATTATGACCG GACATTTAACAACAAAGAGCGACGTGTATAGCTTCGGCGTTGTACTATTGGAGCTGCTAACAGGACGGAAGGCGGTGGACAAGAACAGACCGCTACGAGAGCAAAACCTTGTGGAGTGGGCGCGGCCCTGCCTGAACGATCCTCGCCGGCTCGCCCGCATGATGGACCGGAGGCTGGATGGGCAGTACCCTACTCGAGCTGCCCAAAAGGCCGCAGCGATCGCTCACAAGTGCTTGAATGTAAGCCCTAAATCCCGGCCCCAGATGTCAGCCGTTGTAGAGGCCCTAGAGTCATTGCTTGCTCTGGATGATGGCAATGTAGAACCATTTGTGTACACGGCGCCGTGA